The sequence AACGCTCCAGCGTTGGAAGTAGCCACGCTACGTAGCCGTTTACACCAGCGCTGGAGCGTTGGCCCACCCTATGCTCCCGTTTACTCAACGACAACACCAGTTTGAATCGATCGCTGCCGAAGCCCAGAAGCAGCATAACACCCTGGCCATTGGTCGCTTAATCTGGTTTTTCGGTACACTGGGTACGTGTTGGTTGCTGTGGGCCAACGGGCAATCCAGCGCGGGCATCATCGTCGCTATCGTTGGGATGATCGTATTTGTCCGCCTGATGGTCTGGCATCGGGCGGTGCGCCGTCGTCGGGACCTACACCTAAATCTGGCCGCTATTAATGCCGACGAATTGGGGCGGCTCAATCGGCAGTATACCCGCCCCGAAACGGGGCTCAACTTCGCGCCGCCCAATCACGCCTACGCGCAGGACCTCGACCTGTTTGGTAATCACTCGCTGTATCGTCTGCTCAACCGCACCCATACGCACGAAGGGGCCGCCCGCCTGGCTTATTACCTGCTTCAACCCGCCCGGCCCGAGCATATTTTTCTGCGCCAACAGGCCGTTGAGGCCCTGAAGCCGCATATCGACTGGCGGCAGGAACTGGAAGCGACAGCTAAACTAAATGAACGCATCGGGCAGTCGCCGGAAGGGCTACGCGAGTGGGCGGTTGGGCAAACGCCATTGCCCGGCTGGGTCAATGTGGCCCGGTTCGTGTTGCCGCTAATTACATTGGGTGTAGTTGCGCTTTGGCTGCTGGGCAACGTACCTGGCTGGGTTGTATTGGCTTCGCTGGCGCTGCATGGCACGGTGCTGAGCCCACTACAGGCCACCAGCAAACAGGTGAGCGTCCAAACCGCCGACATGGCCAACGCCCTGACCGATTTTGCCGATTTGTTTCGATTTGTGGAGAACATGTCCGGCGATGCCCTGCTACTCCACGACCTGAAGCAGCGGCTGCGGGTGGAGCATGGATACGCCTCAACGGCCATCGCGCAACTGGCCCGGCTAGTTGAGAATTTCAACTTCCGCCAGAATGCCTATTTCTACCTGTTTGTTGGCTTGCCTACCTTATGGGATGTCCACTATCTGGTAGCGCTAAACCGCTGGCGGGCACAACACGGTCCGCAACTGGCCACCTGGCTGGCCACCCTGGCCGAAGCGGAAAGCCTCAACAGTCTGGCGGGGTTTGCCTATGCGCATCCAACCTACGCCCAACCCGATCTGGTAGATGAAACCAACCCGGTGCTGGAAGCAACCGACATGGCGCACCCGCTGATCGTGCCTCTTCGCGCAGTCACCAATTCGTTGGCGGTGAGTGGCTCCGGGCAGACAGTGCTCATCACGGGCTCGAACATGTCGGGTAAAAGCACATTCCTACGGACGTTGGCCCTAAATGTGGTACTGGCGCAGGCTGGTGCGGTAGCGTCGGCGAAGCGGTTCGTGTGTGCGCCCGTGCAGGTTTACACCAGCATGCGAACGCAGGATTCGCTGGAAGAGAATACGTCGTCGTTCTACGCGGAACTGAAGCGGCTCCGTACCCTGCTCGAGTTAACCGATCCGAAAAACGCCAATGTATCACCTCTACCGGTGCTGTATTTTCTGGACGAAATTCTGAAAGGCACCAATTCGACCGACCGACACAAAGGTGCCGAAGCGCTGATCCGGCAACTCCATCGTACGAGTGCGTTGGGGTTTGTGTCAACCCACGACCTTGAACTGGGGCAGATGGGCGATGCTGTCGATTATGTACAGAACTACCATTTCCGGTCTGACATTCACGACGGACAGGTCACCTTCGATTACACGCTTCGCCCCGGTATTTGTCAGAGCTTCAATGCCAGTCAGCTGATGGCCGCCATTGGCATCGAGTTGTAAAAAAAACGACCGTCAGATACCGAAGCGACCAGCTTCGGTATCTGACGGTCAGCGTCCATTTCTGGGTACGTTACTTCTTGAATTCCCCCTTGTAGGTATCAAAGACCAGCGCGTTGATCCAGTAAGCGTCGCGGGTGAAGTAAAACATCTTCGTGTTCAGGTTGCCAATCTCACGGAATACCTGCTGAGCCAGCAACGTACCTGCCAGACACCCTTCGCGATTATAGACCTTCTTGGTCGCCTTGGCATGATCGCGCTCCATCAACTCCCGCAGC comes from Fibrella aestuarina BUZ 2 and encodes:
- a CDS encoding MutS-related protein; protein product: MLPFTQRQHQFESIAAEAQKQHNTLAIGRLIWFFGTLGTCWLLWANGQSSAGIIVAIVGMIVFVRLMVWHRAVRRRRDLHLNLAAINADELGRLNRQYTRPETGLNFAPPNHAYAQDLDLFGNHSLYRLLNRTHTHEGAARLAYYLLQPARPEHIFLRQQAVEALKPHIDWRQELEATAKLNERIGQSPEGLREWAVGQTPLPGWVNVARFVLPLITLGVVALWLLGNVPGWVVLASLALHGTVLSPLQATSKQVSVQTADMANALTDFADLFRFVENMSGDALLLHDLKQRLRVEHGYASTAIAQLARLVENFNFRQNAYFYLFVGLPTLWDVHYLVALNRWRAQHGPQLATWLATLAEAESLNSLAGFAYAHPTYAQPDLVDETNPVLEATDMAHPLIVPLRAVTNSLAVSGSGQTVLITGSNMSGKSTFLRTLALNVVLAQAGAVASAKRFVCAPVQVYTSMRTQDSLEENTSSFYAELKRLRTLLELTDPKNANVSPLPVLYFLDEILKGTNSTDRHKGAEALIRQLHRTSALGFVSTHDLELGQMGDAVDYVQNYHFRSDIHDGQVTFDYTLRPGICQSFNASQLMAAIGIEL